In Zingiber officinale cultivar Zhangliang chromosome 1A, Zo_v1.1, whole genome shotgun sequence, the DNA window CATAATTGGTGTCGCGTGTTGCAGACAAATAAGATGGTTAGAGAAGAAGATTACGATTACCTCTTGTTTGGTGGATCTGTGCCTTGGTGGAAAGAAAACTGGAGAAGAAATCACATGCAAAGAagagcaaccttggagaagaaattACGTGCAAAAAAGAGTCATGCGCATGCTTTAGTAAAGAGATCTattcattgataaaaaaaaaaaaaagaggtgaACGATGATTGGATTGATGGGAAAATAGAATCCTTGGTAGCAAATAGTGATTTGGTTGatgatgaaaaaagaaaattcTTGGTTCAATTTTCCATCTTAACGatcgaagaagaaaaaaagattgATTAAATTTTATTGAGTTTGACTCATAGTGatcatttatcaaaattatgactCTGGTTATCAAATGATTAAACAGTCGAGATCAATTTACTTAAGATACTTAGTTGACATTCATAAAAAGTATTTGGAGCTATGAGAATAGAGTTTAGCGGCCATTTAGgatacatatatttcattttttttaagtatAATTATAAAGAATGATCCTTCCTTGGGTCAGGCCTTGAGGCGATTGACTCCCTAACCTCATGAAAAGTACGACGCTATTTAACGACTGATTAATGATTGAAATTTCAATTGCTAATAAGTGTATTTCCTATAATggacctaggaaacttagaaatATTTGTAGTAAAATATTTATCAGTTCAATATTTTTTCATCAATAGTTGAGAAAAATTCAtccattatatatataaaatcattgAAATTATGAGTTGGCCTAGCCTTGATTATTTTCTAAAGTGGGGGTCGATCCTATGTAAGATGTGTTATTGAagaaagaataataaaaatattgGATATTATTCTATGCAGAGGATAGATGCCGACAGATAAGCTTCGCCGACAATGGCCATAAAAATATTCCCCACTTTGTTTAATAGATAAAGTGGACAAACTTTTAGAGaacaataattttataaaattaaaatataaaaaatgatcATAATAAACGAGAAATATTTATGCCAATGTAATTATGATTAGAAGTGGACTCAATTTTATGAATCTTTATCATGCACTAGAATTTAGATTAATTTCCTTTCAATGCTGTGGGAAGGTCATGAGGGGATCACTAACATGATgatatcattatttttttaaatttagatttttattgAATTCTCTTTCAATATAGTGAGATAGTCCTGAGGGAATCACTATAACATGATATTACCATTTGTttttttagaagtgatttaaatTTTGAGTGTGAAAAAGATAAGTTAAATatgtaataaagaaataaagaatatATAATTGTAGATTATAAAATACCTATTTATTTATAAGTTATACATGATGAATATGAtgatttattatatataattttcttttaagttattttaaGAATCAGAAAGATAAAGTTGACAGTATAATTTCAACTTTTCTATTGActgattaaattatattattaaaaaattgacaTGTTATTTTAATAGGTTTTATTTGGAGAtggtttatattcatttaatttatataaagtcagttaaataaataatatttgaataattcattcaattaaataaataaatttaaatatagtttttatAAATAAAGTTTGTAAATTATTTGTGGATAATATTCACAAGTAAAACTTATGAATTATATTTTATTACTTATAAATTATGTTGATAAATGTTTTTGTTaaacttgtatataaataaatgaagatcttttaaaataaaactacaatattatatatatatatatataaaatacaaatattaattcttaaaaatctcttaaGAGTTTTTTCTTAGCACGtgtaatataatttttttctaatatttttaattcTTATATTTATATCTCCGTGTTCTTATATTCAAATAAGAGTTTTTTCTtagaattatatttttaattctaatattttttctaaCATTCTCATCTTTACCTTTCTTTATCAacgttttcaaaaataaattttaaatatttaaaatttttaattatagatAATTCATGGATCTTGTtatgattttattaaaaatctatcCCTCTACTAACTAATTTTGACGAAACTCAAAaagaaattatattaatattttttttacattaaaataattttaagacttattaataattttctctgattattttttatataaaaaatatatatattattatgatTCCCTTTAATCACACatctaaaaattatatatatttatatattatattgtaACGTATATGCGCGATAGCTACCATTTTAATAATTATCTttctattattattaaaatttaaaactaaaaatataaaaactttaaataattaaaataacctAAAGTTAAAAAATGCTTAGTTTAATGATACTTaatgatttagctaattttaaaGACTCTGGACTTCCTTTGCTGCTCTAATTTATCCTTAATGTGAATGCAATCCCACGAGGAAAGGCACCGTTGCCTGCCGGACCGGCACCGTTGCTTGCCGGACCGGCACCGTTAAGCGTTGCCGACAATAATACCCTTTCTTCTATGGCAATAGTAGTGTGGGCGTCCAATGGAATCGAGGTAAAGACGTCAACTAAAATAAAGGGGGGAAAGTTGTACGCGCGGGCTTCACATGTCGGTTAACTTCCCAAACAGCGAAGCTGTGAATGATGCTGAAAACAAACGGTTCGATCTTTTTGTGGTTAAAATGGACGGAGGATCCGGTCCCGAAGTTTTTATGGGGTCGAATGTCGATGATTCTCCCACGAGCTCGCTGGTCTATTTGTCTTCTTCGTCGAGTTGTTTCTACGCTGACAACAGCAGCAgcggcagagagagagagagagaatggcCGAAGAGGAAAATACGCAGATTTTGGCAGATCCTCCTCCTCCTTCACAACCTCTGCCTCTGTCGAGGGAGGAGAAGCCGGATGATTCCAAAGCCCTCCTAGTCGTAGAGAGTAAGAGCAGCTCTTCCTTGTGTTATCTACTGGATATCTTGTGGATTCTTTTCTCCATGAATAGTTTGCTATCGATATAGCTCGGAGAGAAAATTTTCCGACTTCCATCGACAGGAGAAACTTTGTCCTTTCCTTTTGGCTGTATTTTATTTCGATTTTTCATTTTTGTCATCTATCTTGTTGGCACGAAAGCAGTAGAGTATTCTGGCCAAAAATGTACATTACTCGCGATCTTATGATTGTTCGTGTTAAATAGTAAGACGAAAAAGAGTTTCAGATGTTCAGGCGAAACtacaaattaaaatcaaatataatttttgcGTACAAAGGAGTGATAAATTGGCGATCAACTTGTTGTAAAAACTAAAATACTCTTCATATTGAGGGTGTGAGTTGTATTTTTCAGATCCTCCCGCAGGAGAGAAAAAAGGTGTGCTGAAGTCAATTGATAGAGGTGAGGATTAGGAATAATTTTTTATCTTTATGTACTTATTTATTTTCACTTTGTCGCTACTATCCTGGAATTTTGATAAGAAACTCCTTGCCTTTGCAAGTTCAGATATTGCTTTGGCACAGGTAGAGACTGAAAAGAAATTGTCCATCATCAAGGCATGGGAGGAGAGTGAGAAAGCTAAAGCTGAAAACAAGTAAGAAATTGCTGCTTGTTGTTTGTAAGTTTAAATTTTGTAACTTTCTTGTTTGGCTGATGGTTTCCAAGTTTGCTATTGATGATCGTCTCCAAGGATTGTTTCTGAAATTCTGCACACACATCTAGTGTGCTTCAATTGTGAAACTGAAAACATAGATTGTATAATTTTAAGAGTAATAATAATTGCAACAGACCACTTTGCATATGTGGTTGGCTTCAATCAACATGCAGGACCAATTGGCCTCAGAGCCTCATTTTTGGTTGGCCTTATATCCCAACATCAAGTAAACTGAGAAAGTGACTCCTTTGAACCAATTTAGGTTGAacgaaatcaaataaaaattctaattattATTTGCCTTGATCCCTTCTTAAATAAGGACTTTGTGATATCTTGTTTTTCCCCTTCTGAAGAATATTAGTTTTTGTAATTATGGAACAGTTGTATCGTTAAGTTTCTTGGTGCAGTAACTTGTTGGTATTGTTTTGGCATGTATTCAATTGTATCACGTTATATAAACGAtatgttttaattataattatgtatTTTTACTGAATTATTGAGTAGAGAGCTTGAGGTATATTTGTTATACATATGTTAAACGTTTTTATCAGTATAGGTAATCTTTAATTATCTTTTAGTCTGAATTGCATATTCTCTATGCAGTGGTTTGACCATATACTACTACCTAAATAGAAACCTTGGATGAAATATGTGTTCCTACCACATTTGATTTTTCaacttattttcttttcttcattgtaAGCTGAGTTGCTTCAGTTACATATTGGATACCCATAATTGCAACTCTTGAGAAAACATGATAGAACTGGAAAGATGGTCAATTCTCAGAGGAAAATTTATAGAACTATTCACAACTGATCATTCAAATGTCAAAATAGATCTCAAAAGAAGTTGTCAGCTATGTCATCATGGGAGAACTCGAAGAAAGCAGATTATGAAGCAGAGCTGAAAAAGATGGAGGTAAATAGCTTTTTGTCCTTGTCATTCAATTGTCCTTACTCTTGTTAGGGTCAGAGGCATGAGGATGCTTAAACTGAGAATGCCTAAAAGTTTAGAACATGTAAATTTTTATGGCACTAAGTAGGAGTTGCTTGATACAaagttgaaaaataaataaataactaaataaataaaataaaaggtagAGACATACTAGCAACAACAGTATCCAAATTCATTCAAGCTGATAGAATCTTGAACGCTAATTTAGTCTTTGTTTAGAAATGCTTGAGTTAAGCAAGAGGAGATCGTCTACCTTATTCATAAATTAGTGGTCTTCTTGTAGATTTCTAGTTTTCCTGATTACATATTTTATCTGTGGGTTTCTCTAGTAAACAAATCATTATGTTGTTCTTACTCTAATAGGCATTTTCTTACTCTTGCAATATTAGGAAATTGATACTCAACCGTTTTAGGAACTCTTCATTTTATAATGGATGTGTCTATAATTGCTCCAACACTGTATGGACAGCAAAAATTAGAGAACAAGAAGGCAGAATATGctgagaaaatgaaaaacaaaattgCTATGATTCACAAagcagcagaagagaagagagcAACGACTGAGGCTATGCGCAGTGAAGAGCTATTGAAGGCACAAGAAAGTGCCGCAAAATATCGTGCCACAGGGCAAATGCCAAAGCAAGGTTGTAGCTGCTTCAGCTCATGAGAAATGGAGCTAGTAACAAGTTGTTATCTCATGCATGCTTTCTATGTTATGGTGTGTTACTGAGAACTTCAGCTTGTACATTGTAAGAAAATGAGAGGTGTTTAATTTACAAGTTCAATTCTTCTTGTCTTGTAATTCTTCATAAATAAGTATTTTGTCTCTGTAATTCATTATGATATTTATGATTGGATCAGTAGTACATTCTATCCATTGCACAATTCCAGCATGCTAAACATAAGAATGTCAACCGAGCATTCTTCTGATTCTAGGAATCAAGTAAGTTCAGTTCATTAACATTCATAATTAAGAAAGCTCTTCACCAACAATTGTCATATAGTTTTATCTATTAAGGCCCTCTTGTGATGATGATTCAAAGTAAGTAAACTCAAGTCCATCTCCTGAAGCTAAAAGATTAAGCTTTTGCCATTGGCTGACTGCATTAAGAACCTGAATTCATCTACGTTAGCTTTTGAATGTGGTTAACCAGGAAATCCCACTTCATTTAACCTTGtgtgattttattattttcaaagCCAAAATATGAAGTGAATCATATCTATTGACAGGTGGCTCATGTTTAACAGGTGGCTCATGTTTGGAGGAAAGTCAATTCGATGGATGTCATGGAAAAAAActctattaagatttttttaataaaattctattataattttatataactAAATTTTGTTATGGTTTTTCacacagaattctgttatgatgtttcataataaaattctattatgattttACTAGGTATGAAGTTTATGTATTATTTATAGGGATTATTGTAAACATATTGTACAACAATAATTACAAGAATTATTGGATGCGATTCTTTTGTATaaagaaaattctaataaaacttcaGCCtttttttgtggagtaggcatgtCGCCAAATTATAATAActcttcttttttctcttttcttcttcttcctcatgttTGCTCTCTTTTTGTGCATCTTTGTTTTGTTGATCTGTGCaatctctttttctcttcctcttcttctgaaCCACGAGATTGAGAGATGTTGCCCTTTTCTTTACGCAACAATATCAATTTTGACCACTAACCAATGTGCAAAAAATCACTAGTCCATATTCTATCAGGATTCAGGACTTGAGATTTAGTGCCATGATTAAACTGATGCAATGGCAGGCAAGCCGGTGCATCCAGGGTTCCATCATGCTCTGGGCATAAACTCCACTTCACTCACTTTTTAATCCACCATTACAATTTAATATTCATCCTCCTCCACACTATCATTTATATTTGTAAATTCTAATCAAATTGATGGGCAGTGTCCTGTGGAGTTGAAAGTCTTACTGAGCTGTTAGTCAAAGTCAGGGTGAGTCAAACATGATTCAAAGAAAATTAGACCTAGTCTAGATGAGATTGGGATTTGATCGAACTAGCTTAAAACACTTATCCCTAGAAATCGAGTTCGCCAAGAGACAAGCCTCTATCTCAGGTCCCAACATCCTATCTCGACTTCACCTGCCGACATTCTTTGTACGATTCCAGCATCTTGTCTCAGCCTTAGCTGCGAACATCCTCCGTGCGATCCTAGCATCTTATCTCAACCTCAGTTGCTGACATCCTCCATGCAATCTCATTATCCTATCTCGACCTCAGTTGCCGATATACTTTGTGCGATTCGAGCATAGAgttgtaaacaagttgaattgATCCGAGCTTTAGGATGTTCAAACCTGTTTAATAAGGTAACTGAGTCAAgccaagccgagcttaaaatgaactaagcctttaaaataattgtttaaacttgacttggtttattttttttatgagcttgTACTTATTTGAAGCTTGGCATGAGTTTGGtttatttagatattatcgagctctcaattcaaacttgacttgagtttggtttgAGCTTAGCTCATTTAGATGCTATCgagttctcaattcaagtttgtttgattatttgaaacttttacttatttgattgattattgaacttgataattcaaatttatctatttattttattttatatatttatttagcatgttgatacatgtgttcaaacttatttatttaatttaacgagatgttcaaatttatttatttaattgatcttatatatattaaataaacataaataaactCTCACCAAATTAAATACCAGACTTATTTATCAAtgagaattttatatatatatatatatatacttcaatTAATTCCGAAAGAAGGATATAGTCTTCTCTTAATTTGTGGATCGGATAAAATTAGAATATAATTTATGCATGTTAGAAGTTGATCCGTACAATATTTATCTCATTTGGAGTATAAactctaaatttttttattattcactTGAGTATTTTATTATtgaaattctaacttttgattctCAGAGATGTAGAAAAAAACTGGTTAAAATAATACTTATGACATGCATATAAAATATTTGACAAGTCCCATTCAGATTGACATCAtactttttttttaagaaaaagaaaagaaataattcTGTGCTCAGTTATAAGAAATTCAAGTTGGAGATTTTAAAACACTAGTTGAGGATGGAACTTAACTGGTTATCTCCTCAGAAAGTCATAATTTATAGGCTCATACCATAGTTTATTGACTATGGACATTTTCACCTAAACAACAACTGAAGTCAAAGCGTTAAACTTACCAACGCTGATTGCTTGAATAAGCTTGGCATGACTTACAGACATAAGCTGAGATGGTAAATGAATAATTGTTTACTATTTAAGGTTTTGGGATTAAATCTCAAAATTGATGGGCAGTAAATCTTTGTATATAAGGTTTTCGGACTGAATCTAAAAATTGACGGGCTGTAAATCTTTGTATCTGTATAACTCACCTCTTTATCCCCCTATTTCTTTAGTTATTATGATTTATCCTCTCCGTGTTGATGTTGAGATGGACTATTGAGGATGCTAGGGGTGAGCGTTTTTTTTCCTACTTAATAAGCTTGACATTATTTATGTAGACATGATAGGCTACGCGCTCCCAAGTGTGAGGCGTTATTGGAGATGAAGGGTTCCCCTTCGTTACTCCCTTTGCTGCAAACGTCAAGGAGACGAAGGGACGCCCTTTCCCCTTTGTCTTCCTCAGGCTTCCTATAAAAGCAGCGTCTAAGCACATATCTAGAGAAGGGCAGGTGTGTGCGAGCTCAGCGGAGGTGTTTAGAGAGCTTTGTGAGATGATCAGCGAGCAGAGGAGAACACCCAGAGGtcgggatttggttcgtggaagagttcgaggaggttccgtgaggtgatcttctcggcgacaacAGCAGCGACGTCTCCGACGGTTCTTCGACGATTTTCTTCGGGAAAGCACTATGAGTGGTTACCGCTTTGCTTCGCTTTAGTTTTCATGCTCTAAAaataccaacaatggtatcagagcacgaaATCATAGTTTTGAAAGCATGAAAATCGGCGTGAGAATAGCTCGCTGTTATTTTTTTCCGTcgcgaagaagatgaacagtgcgtttttttttgttttaatcgaTTGTTCAATCAATTTAAATATTTGAATCAATTGAATAAAGAATtaaatcgattcaattgatggcACAATATCTCACTCATGTgttgaatcgattcatgaatcgatttaaaaaaaaaaggaaagaactcATTTGACTAAGCACagtaaagaattaaaaaaaaacgtgTATAAAAACTAAAGAGTTCATGCTTGCTTCTTCATGATcgctaatatttaattaaatatttatttattaattaataatccaTACCCAtatgtatttatttaattaaaataaataaatatttaattaatttgtgGTTAAATTTACTAAAAATTGGAACCCTACCAACTTGTCCTATCAAACCCAggtataatttaaattattaattgatttaagtaGACCAGTTTGAATCAATAATACCTGAAGCTGGTTCAAAtgatttgttggtttaaccaattcggtttattattgaattaattagggcgatcttgattacagaagttgggttgatcaaatatgaccggattagttctggtgtgtcagatttgatcataaaaattagatttgttctaatgggtcagacttaatccaatgagtaaTTGGACGAATCaaacgaacctgagtttgattaataagtctgagattgactcaaataagcttaaataataacagaacataagtccaattagattagttctaatgaagacaatagactaagtttaacatcCGGACTTCTGATTGACCGGTCTAATGGGttagtcgacttaaactcctgaaaattgagaagatttatttttcttgatttataatgatggtatacttgtataaattgaattaaactggttttgtactggttagtcggttttgtactgacttatttaaattcaatttttcagatggcacggacgattaccacattgactcgtcgcgaagtgcggcgaaaccagctccgagaggagattcaggagacagagtataagtctgcttatggagtcgacgaaTATGTTAGATGACTcgatagactattttggaaacttgagcaagaagagtttccagtcctggacaattataggatctgggcattgatgcattcattcCCAGAGTATCCTAggataatagcagactatgtatgggggcATCATGAAGGACGAGCCACATATTCAGTACtatgtgaggaactacttcaccatatgggtgaagaagagtctgaagagtctgaagaggaccagAAAATGCTCGAGGAAGATtcagaaatggatctgatggagaatcctgaagctgccccatctgaaattatcccaaatgagtccaggttaatagggataatgttggctgccacactagtgtttgt includes these proteins:
- the LOC122021709 gene encoding remorin-like; this encodes MAEEENTQILADPPPPSQPLPLSREEKPDDSKALLVVENPPAGEKKGVLKSIDRDIALAQVETEKKLSIIKAWEESEKAKAENKSQKKLSAMSSWENSKKADYEAELKKMEQKLENKKAEYAEKMKNKIAMIHKAAEEKRATTEAMRSEELLKAQESAAKYRATGQMPKQGCSCFSS